A region from the Poecilia reticulata strain Guanapo linkage group LG12, Guppy_female_1.0+MT, whole genome shotgun sequence genome encodes:
- the tnfrsfa gene encoding tumor necrosis factor receptor superfamily, member a — MNFGPVVGKLFVVVAALIVCHAAEPPAPQRSGEEYRNLTLRNQLRTCVENEQYLHQGLCCLNCKQGTFVQKPCEADLEEGTCVSCEHGQTYTEHPNGMSRCLPCTHCRPDERVITACTTTADTKCQCKPGTFCVPDQACEVCKRCARCKAGEEEVKSCTPFSNTVCRKRDPSPTETVTPRSPPVPDPPTNTWFLVLMVLICIMVIVIFAVILWFLRKQHSCDVPWFKSSCESSEIVKIPIDESGATAEEKQNNQNAGLEGEEPRPESRPLLQETQPVMTKACPPLEDEDRGLGDSLPNTTSSSQTSLSALPTAASPGCTPHHSPAGFRQLPADTDDPLGHRLLPLLGSEKSLRKSFDLFDEYLDVRIHNKFFRLIGISDNHIRIAESGAPGDKVYELLKNWMQRQGLKADINDLLEALLSMDQRRSAECIAHAALRRGYYKHADTP, encoded by the exons GTGGTTGTGGCAGCGCTGATTGTTTGCCACGCGGCAGAACCCCCAGCCCCTCAGAGGTCCGGAGAGGAGTACAGAAACCTCACTCTGAGAAACCAACTCAGGACATGTGTGGAGAATGAGCAGTACCTCCACCAAGGGCTTTGCTGCCTGAACTGCAAGCAGG GAACGTTTGTGCAGAAGCCCTGTGAAGCTGATCTGGAGGAAGGAACCTGCGTGTCCTGTGAACACGGGCAGACGTACACTGAGCATCCGAATGGGATGAGCCGCTGTCTGCCCTGTACACACTGTCGCCCGG ACGAAAGAGTAATCACTGCCTGCACGACCACAGCCGACACCAAGTGCCAGTGCAAGCCAGGCACCTTCTGCGTTCCTGACCAGGCCTGTGAGGTCTGCAAACGCTGTGCCAG GTGCAAAGCCGgtgaggaggaggtgaagagcTGCACGCCCTTTTCCAACACTGTGTGCCGAAAACGAGACCCGTCCCCGACCGAGACGGTAACGCCTCGGTCTCCTCCGGTTCCTGATCCGCCGACAAACACCT GGTTTCTTGTATTAATGGTCTTGATCTGCATCATGGTCATTGTCATCTTCGCCGTTATTTTGTGGTTCCTACGGAAACAGCACTCATGCGATGTACCAT GGTTTAAAAGCTCTTGTGAATCGAGTGAAATTGTAAAGATTCCCATC GATGAGAGTGGAGCCACTGCGGAGGAGAAGCAGAACAACCAGAACGCGGGCCTGGAGGGCGAGGAGCCCCGCCCAGAGTCACGGCCCCTGCTGCAGGAGACGCAACCCGTGATGACCAAGGCCTGCCCGCCTCTGGAGGACGAGGACCGCGGACTGGGCGACAGTTTGCCCAACACCACCAGCTCGTCCCAGACCAGCCTGTCGGCGCTGCCCACCGCTGCCTCCCCTGGCTGCACCCCGCACCACAGCCCCGCCGGCTTCAGGCAGCTGCCTGCAGACACG GATGACCCTCTTGGACATCGATTGCTGCCACTGCTTG GGTCGGAGAAGTCCCTCAGGAAGAGCTTCGACTTGTTCGACGAATACCTGGACGTGCGGATCCACAACAAGTTCTTCCGACTGATCGGCATCAGCGACAACCACATTCGGATCGCCGAGAGCGGCGCCCCTGGCGACAAGGTGTACGAACTGCTGAAGAACTGGATGCAGAGGCAGGGGCTGAAGGCCGACATCAACGACCTGCTAGAGGCGCTGCTGAGCATGGACCAGCGGCGCTCGGCCGAGTGCATCGCCCACGCCGCCCTGAGGAGAGGCTACTACAAGCACGCCGACACCCCCTGA